The following coding sequences lie in one Pseudomonas svalbardensis genomic window:
- a CDS encoding DAHL domain-containing protein — protein sequence MKTTNRRNLALLSVVAVMLASVLLFLYLKSNSNQTTTYAESRDVIGRIKQLNAQWETEILKARIAISHNYDPLVAPLTEMTNLWERLDTMESNHGRTESPVWRASHDAYLTAIQEKTRLVEQFKSHNAVLRNSLAFLPTAEDDIQEQLGRLVDEDQLQLHNITTDTYDLLLSSLEFAQVTSDDKAADILLGLNKLGVNKLRLPEPFHSPIDILSSHIALILREQPVVNRLLENIEAVPVAERLDDITNLLNTDQQRTDAVDQRYHFYMLLFSVLLVLLLVYLAIHLMRSFTVINRVNKALQTANEDLELRVEERTRELRDTQSELLDTARQAGMAEIATNVLHNVGNVLNSVNISADLVTRKLRASKAQGLGKAMQLINEHPGDLGTFLTEDAKGKLLPGYLNQLVDAIALEQQGMTDELAQLTKSVDHIKDIVATQQSYAGANSLMEPLHISELLEDALRMNSGALTRHHVTVVKEYSNVPQVMGDKHRLLLILINLISNAKYAMSDLSNRPRQMTLGVKIVEDKTLQVSVKDDGEGIAEENMTRIFAHGFTTRKEGHGFGLHSCALAAIEMNGHLTAHSDGPGKGAMFTLQIPLKTVPEEA from the coding sequence ATGAAGACGACTAACCGCCGCAACCTGGCGTTGCTCAGCGTCGTGGCCGTGATGCTGGCTTCGGTGCTGCTGTTCCTGTACCTCAAATCCAACTCGAACCAGACGACGACCTACGCCGAATCCCGGGACGTGATCGGCCGGATCAAGCAGTTGAACGCACAATGGGAAACCGAGATCCTCAAGGCCAGGATCGCCATCAGTCACAACTACGATCCGTTGGTCGCACCGCTGACCGAGATGACGAACCTGTGGGAGCGGCTCGACACGATGGAGTCGAACCACGGTCGCACCGAATCGCCTGTCTGGCGCGCCAGCCATGATGCGTACCTGACCGCCATTCAGGAAAAGACCCGGTTGGTGGAGCAGTTCAAATCTCACAACGCCGTGCTGCGCAATTCGCTGGCGTTCCTGCCCACCGCCGAGGACGACATTCAGGAACAGCTGGGCCGGTTGGTGGATGAGGACCAACTGCAACTTCATAACATCACCACCGACACGTATGACTTGCTGCTCAGCAGCCTGGAGTTCGCTCAGGTCACCTCCGACGACAAGGCCGCCGACATCCTGCTCGGGCTGAACAAACTGGGGGTGAACAAACTGCGACTACCGGAACCGTTCCACAGCCCGATCGATATTTTGAGCAGTCACATTGCGCTGATCCTGCGCGAACAACCCGTGGTCAATCGGTTGCTGGAAAACATCGAAGCCGTTCCCGTGGCCGAACGCCTGGACGATATTACCAACCTGCTCAACACCGATCAGCAGCGGACCGATGCGGTCGACCAGCGCTATCACTTCTACATGCTGTTGTTTTCGGTGCTGCTGGTGTTGCTGCTGGTGTACCTGGCGATTCACCTGATGCGCAGTTTCACCGTGATCAATCGCGTCAACAAAGCCCTGCAAACCGCCAATGAAGACCTGGAGCTGCGGGTTGAAGAGCGCACCCGCGAGCTCAGGGATACCCAGAGTGAACTGCTCGACACCGCGCGTCAGGCCGGCATGGCCGAGATCGCCACCAATGTGCTGCACAACGTCGGCAACGTGCTCAACAGCGTGAACATTTCAGCCGACCTGGTGACCCGCAAACTGCGCGCCAGCAAAGCGCAGGGCCTGGGCAAGGCCATGCAGCTGATCAACGAACATCCAGGCGACCTCGGCACCTTTCTGACCGAGGACGCAAAAGGCAAGTTGCTACCGGGTTACCTGAATCAACTGGTGGACGCGATAGCCCTGGAACAACAAGGCATGACCGACGAACTGGCCCAACTGACCAAAAGCGTGGACCACATCAAGGACATCGTCGCCACCCAGCAGTCCTACGCGGGCGCCAACAGCCTGATGGAACCACTGCACATCAGCGAATTGCTGGAAGACGCCCTGCGCATGAACTCCGGCGCCCTGACCCGACACCACGTCACGGTGGTCAAGGAGTACAGCAATGTGCCGCAAGTCATGGGTGACAAGCACCGGTTGTTGCTGATCCTGATCAACCTGATCAGCAACGCCAAATACGCCATGTCCGACCTCAGCAACCGCCCGCGGCAAATGACCCTGGGGGTGAAAATCGTCGAAGACAAGACCCTGCAAGTCAGCGTCAAGGACGACGGCGAAGGCATCGCCGAGGAAAACATGACGCGCATCTTTGCCCACGGGTTTACTACCCGCAAGGAAGGCCATGGCTTCGGCCTGCACAGCTGCGCCCTGGCTGCCATCGAAATGAATGGCCACCTCACCGCCCATAGCGACGGACCGGGCAAAGGGGCGATGTTCACGTTGCAGATCCCGCTGAAAACCGTACCGGAGGAAGCATGA
- a CDS encoding APC family permease: protein MARLQRTLSLGSVVLFGIAYMTPIIVLGTFGILAQSTAGMVPAAYLAALVAMFFTAMSYGRMASAFPVAGSAYSYVRKAISPKLGFIAGWAVLLDYLFLPMAIWLIGAAYLNSAFPAVPQWIWVLAFIGITSAINIVGLKLANGINALLMLVQFLVLIAFVALCVHYVGGDASTPLWSIKPFFNGDMQMPLIMSGAAIACYSFLGFDAVSTLTEETRDPRRTIPRAIMLITLIGGLIFVGVSYFVQIAHPSFQFDSVDSAAYEIARNIGGDLFVSIFLIGLIVGQFASGLSAQASGSRLLFAMGRDGVLPKSFFGTLHERFGTPINSILLCAVVALLALKLDVTTSTSFINFGAFLAFSLVNLSVIFHYWIGGENKGLREFVLFLLFPFIGLAADLWLMVSLDHLAIYLGLSWLAIGVVYLAVLTDGFRRQPPEMDFQEAT, encoded by the coding sequence ATGGCTCGTTTGCAACGCACCCTGTCATTGGGTTCGGTGGTGCTGTTCGGCATCGCCTACATGACGCCGATCATTGTGCTCGGCACCTTCGGCATCCTCGCTCAATCCACCGCCGGCATGGTCCCGGCTGCTTATCTGGCGGCGCTGGTGGCGATGTTTTTCACCGCCATGAGTTACGGCCGAATGGCCTCGGCGTTCCCCGTCGCTGGCTCGGCCTATAGCTATGTCCGCAAGGCGATCAGCCCGAAACTCGGTTTCATCGCCGGTTGGGCCGTGCTGCTCGACTACCTGTTCCTGCCGATGGCGATCTGGCTGATCGGCGCGGCCTACCTCAACTCCGCCTTCCCGGCCGTACCGCAGTGGATCTGGGTATTGGCGTTCATCGGCATCACCAGCGCGATCAACATCGTCGGTCTGAAACTGGCCAACGGCATCAACGCGTTACTGATGCTGGTGCAGTTCCTGGTGCTGATCGCCTTCGTTGCGCTGTGCGTTCATTACGTCGGTGGTGATGCGAGCACGCCGTTGTGGTCGATCAAACCGTTCTTCAACGGTGACATGCAGATGCCGCTGATCATGAGCGGTGCAGCCATCGCCTGTTATTCATTCCTCGGGTTTGACGCGGTCAGCACCCTGACCGAAGAAACCCGCGACCCGCGCCGCACCATCCCGCGAGCGATCATGCTGATCACCCTGATCGGCGGGCTGATCTTTGTCGGTGTGTCGTATTTCGTGCAGATCGCGCATCCGTCGTTCCAGTTCGACAGCGTCGACTCGGCGGCCTATGAAATTGCCCGCAACATCGGTGGTGATCTGTTCGTGTCGATCTTCCTGATCGGCCTGATCGTCGGCCAGTTTGCGTCGGGCCTGTCGGCGCAGGCCAGCGGCTCGAGGCTGTTGTTCGCCATGGGCCGTGACGGCGTGCTGCCAAAATCGTTCTTCGGCACCTTGCACGAACGCTTTGGCACGCCGATCAACAGCATCCTGCTGTGCGCCGTGGTCGCTTTGCTGGCGCTGAAACTGGACGTCACCACCTCGACCTCGTTCATCAACTTCGGCGCGTTCCTGGCGTTCAGTCTGGTGAACCTGTCGGTGATCTTTCACTACTGGATTGGCGGTGAGAACAAAGGGCTGCGTGAATTCGTGTTGTTTCTGCTGTTCCCGTTTATCGGTCTGGCGGCGGATTTGTGGCTGATGGTCAGCCTCGATCACCTGGCGATCTATCTGGGCCTGAGCTGGCTGGCGATTGGCGTGGTGTACTTGGCGGTACTGACCGACGGCTTCCGTCGCCAGCCACCGGAGATGGATTTCCAGGAGGCTACATAG
- a CDS encoding transposase: MDTVLDIIAPARRPARRPNFPPEFKRKVVEATFQSGTSVSLIAREHDVNANPVFRWRHQYQEGLFGPVNRVQRFCQSR; the protein is encoded by the coding sequence GTGGACACTGTCTTGGATATCATTGCCCCAGCCCGTCGACCCGCTCGCCGCCCCAACTTCCCGCCAGAATTCAAACGCAAAGTTGTCGAAGCCACGTTCCAGTCTGGCACCTCCGTGTCGTTGATCGCTCGCGAACATGACGTTAATGCCAACCCGGTCTTTCGCTGGCGGCATCAATATCAGGAAGGGTTATTCGGCCCCGTCAACCGAGTGCAACGTTTTTGCCAGTCCAGGTGA
- a CDS encoding carbon-nitrogen hydrolase family protein: MKVELAQLAGRDNDTAYNLERALQAMAACAADTQLIVFPETHLMGFPSLEALAETAEPLDGPTVSAVLAAARERNIAVVIGMAENDNGRFYNTTLLITPEGIALKYRKTHLWASDRGVFEAGDRYATCEWNGVRVGLLICYDIDFPETARALAQLGAELLIVTNGNMDPYGPTHRTAIMARAQENQAFALMVNRVEEGDGGLVFAGGSALVDPLGTLLFEAGREEGQFAVELDLNQLTAARQDYRYLDDQRLRLPGEVVEQIGGVRELLIPER, from the coding sequence ATGAAAGTCGAACTCGCCCAGTTGGCGGGCCGTGACAACGACACGGCTTACAACCTCGAACGCGCTCTGCAGGCGATGGCTGCCTGTGCTGCCGATACACAGCTGATCGTGTTTCCCGAAACCCACCTGATGGGCTTTCCGTCCCTCGAGGCCTTGGCCGAAACCGCCGAACCGCTGGACGGTCCGACCGTCAGCGCGGTGTTGGCTGCGGCCCGAGAACGCAACATCGCCGTGGTGATCGGCATGGCCGAGAACGACAACGGCCGCTTCTACAACACCACGCTGCTGATCACCCCTGAAGGTATCGCGCTGAAATACCGCAAGACGCACCTGTGGGCGTCGGATCGCGGTGTGTTCGAGGCCGGCGACCGTTACGCCACGTGTGAGTGGAACGGTGTGCGGGTCGGCCTGCTGATTTGCTACGACATCGATTTCCCGGAAACCGCCCGGGCCCTGGCGCAATTGGGGGCCGAACTGCTGATCGTCACCAACGGCAACATGGACCCGTACGGCCCGACGCACCGCACCGCGATCATGGCCCGCGCCCAGGAAAACCAGGCGTTTGCGCTGATGGTCAACCGGGTGGAAGAGGGCGATGGCGGGTTGGTCTTTGCGGGCGGCAGTGCGCTGGTGGATCCGCTGGGGACTTTGTTATTCGAGGCCGGACGCGAGGAAGGACAATTTGCGGTTGAACTGGATCTGAATCAGCTGACGGCGGCGCGACAGGATTATCGGTATCTGGATGATCAGCGGCTGCGGTTGCCTGGGGAAGTGGTGGAGCAGATCGGCGGTGTTCGGGAGTTATTGATTCCTGAGCGTTGA
- the glgX gene encoding glycogen debranching protein GlgX, giving the protein MTSKTPDCGAQSAACNDFQSQMHSRVQEGQPYPLGATWDGSGVNFAIFSAHATKVELCLFDADGKEEIERIELPEFTNETWHGYLPDARPGTLYGYRVHGRYEPQNGHRFNHHKLLIDPYAKQIVGELEWDDALFGYTIGHPDADLSFDERDSAPFMPRCRVIDPAFTWGNTPKPNVPWARTVFYEAHVRGFTKQHPSVPEAARGTFAAFHESDVVEYIKSLGVTSIELMPIHYFLNDNHLLEKGLRNYWGYNTLAFFAPHARYMAGSSIGEFKIMVSRLHKAGLEVILDVVYNHTAEGNELGPTLSLKGIDNANYYRLMPNDARYYINDTGTGNTLNMSHPCVLQMVTDSLRYWSNEMGVDGFRFDLATILGREPHGFDEGGGFLDACRQDPTLNHVKLIAEPWDCGPGGYQVGNFPPGWMEWNDKFRDISRAFWKGDDNRLGDFAKIFLASGDQFNRRGREPASSVNFITAHDGFTLNDLVSYNDKHNEANGEDNRDGHSDNRSWNCGVEGTTDDPQIIELRYRQMRNLLATLFLAQGTPMLLAGDEFARTQGGSNNAYCQDSEIGWINWDISEKSVELQDFTRYLIDLRKRYPLLRRNRFFTGVYNAHLDIKDVSWLQPNGEDMGNEQWNDASNRCLGILLDGRAQPTGIRKAGGENSLLIIVNSHFDIVDFILPEVAQGQYWKLQLDTNEPELIAEEVFKFGDSYQVAGRSTLLFELAVSQKKKRR; this is encoded by the coding sequence ATGACCTCGAAGACGCCTGACTGCGGAGCCCAGAGCGCCGCCTGTAACGATTTCCAAAGCCAAATGCATTCACGTGTTCAGGAAGGCCAGCCTTATCCACTCGGAGCTACATGGGACGGATCTGGGGTCAATTTTGCAATTTTCTCGGCCCACGCTACTAAGGTCGAACTTTGCCTGTTCGACGCCGACGGGAAAGAAGAAATCGAGCGGATTGAGTTGCCAGAGTTTACTAACGAAACTTGGCACGGTTACCTACCCGACGCACGGCCTGGCACTTTATATGGCTATCGAGTGCACGGGCGTTATGAGCCGCAAAACGGCCATCGCTTCAACCATCACAAGCTGCTAATCGACCCGTACGCCAAGCAGATCGTGGGCGAGCTGGAGTGGGACGATGCGCTGTTTGGTTACACCATAGGCCATCCCGATGCTGACCTGTCGTTCGATGAGCGCGACAGCGCGCCGTTCATGCCGCGCTGCCGGGTGATTGATCCAGCGTTTACCTGGGGCAACACGCCCAAGCCAAATGTTCCATGGGCCCGTACCGTCTTCTATGAAGCCCACGTGCGCGGTTTCACCAAACAACATCCCAGTGTGCCAGAGGCCGCGCGAGGTACGTTTGCCGCATTTCACGAAAGTGATGTGGTGGAATACATTAAGTCGCTGGGCGTTACTTCGATTGAACTGATGCCCATCCACTACTTCCTGAATGACAACCACCTGCTTGAGAAAGGCTTGCGAAATTATTGGGGCTACAACACGTTGGCGTTCTTCGCGCCGCATGCACGCTACATGGCTGGGAGTTCGATTGGTGAATTCAAAATCATGGTCTCAAGACTCCACAAGGCAGGCTTGGAGGTCATTCTCGACGTTGTCTACAACCATACCGCCGAAGGCAACGAGTTGGGCCCTACTCTTTCGCTCAAGGGCATCGACAACGCCAACTATTACCGCCTGATGCCGAACGATGCGCGCTACTACATCAACGACACCGGTACTGGTAACACCCTGAACATGAGCCACCCTTGTGTACTGCAGATGGTCACCGACTCGTTGCGTTATTGGAGCAACGAGATGGGCGTCGACGGCTTCCGCTTCGACTTGGCAACCATCTTGGGCCGCGAACCCCACGGCTTCGATGAAGGCGGTGGCTTTCTCGACGCGTGCCGCCAAGACCCTACCCTGAACCACGTCAAATTGATTGCAGAACCATGGGATTGCGGCCCTGGCGGGTATCAGGTCGGCAATTTCCCTCCTGGCTGGATGGAGTGGAACGACAAGTTTCGCGACATCTCCCGAGCCTTCTGGAAAGGCGACGATAATCGCCTCGGTGATTTCGCCAAGATCTTCCTGGCGTCTGGCGATCAATTCAACCGACGCGGTCGCGAGCCAGCCTCCTCCGTAAACTTCATTACCGCTCACGACGGTTTCACGCTCAACGACCTGGTCTCTTACAACGATAAACACAACGAAGCCAACGGCGAAGATAACCGCGATGGCCACTCGGACAACCGTTCCTGGAACTGCGGCGTCGAAGGTACAACCGATGACCCGCAGATTATCGAGTTGCGCTACCGACAGATGCGCAACTTACTCGCCACGCTGTTCCTGGCTCAAGGTACACCCATGCTGCTAGCCGGCGACGAGTTTGCAAGAACTCAGGGCGGCAGTAACAACGCTTACTGTCAGGACAGCGAGATCGGCTGGATCAACTGGGACATCAGTGAAAAAAGCGTCGAGCTGCAGGACTTCACGCGATACCTGATCGACCTACGCAAGCGCTACCCATTACTGCGTCGCAACCGGTTCTTTACCGGCGTCTACAACGCGCATCTGGATATCAAGGATGTCAGCTGGCTACAGCCCAATGGCGAGGACATGGGCAACGAGCAATGGAATGATGCTAGCAACCGATGCTTAGGCATTTTGCTTGATGGCCGTGCGCAACCTACCGGCATTCGCAAAGCGGGTGGAGAAAATTCGCTCTTGATTATCGTCAACTCACATTTCGACATAGTCGACTTCATCTTGCCCGAAGTGGCGCAAGGGCAATATTGGAAATTGCAATTAGATACCAACGAGCCGGAGCTGATAGCGGAGGAAGTGTTCAAGTTTGGCGACAGCTATCAAGTCGCTGGGCGTTCGACATTGCTATTTGAACTGGCCGTCAGCCAGAAAAAGAAACGCCGATAG
- a CDS encoding cytochrome-c peroxidase: MSPSFHRLLLAPLFGLCLNAGAAPLDEPLKPLPAVPQQNPLRVELGRQLFNEKRLSVNDSLSCASCHRLENGGADNKAFSIGFNGAPVTINTPSVFNASLNFRQFWNGRADTLETQIHGVVQSPSEMGSDWVHVVEVLSADPAYRTSFSKAYPDGVSMNNVQNALATYERTLISANSRFDQYLLGDTDILTREEKYGYQRFKDYGCIACHQGVNIGGNMFQKFGVMGDYFKIRGNPAEADLGRYLVTKDEEDRNVFKVPSLRNVAVTAPYFHDGSAKTLEEAVDVMFKFQLGRNPSDDDKTLIIKFLKTLTGEWGGKPL; this comes from the coding sequence ATGTCGCCTTCTTTTCACCGTCTGCTATTGGCGCCGTTGTTCGGGCTCTGCCTGAACGCTGGCGCCGCGCCGCTGGATGAACCGCTCAAACCGCTGCCGGCGGTGCCCCAACAGAACCCGCTGCGGGTCGAACTCGGCCGCCAGTTATTCAACGAGAAACGCTTGTCGGTCAACGATAGTCTGTCCTGTGCCAGTTGCCATCGACTGGAAAACGGCGGTGCCGACAACAAGGCGTTTTCCATCGGGTTCAACGGCGCTCCAGTGACGATCAACACCCCCAGCGTGTTCAACGCCAGCCTGAATTTCCGGCAATTCTGGAACGGCCGCGCCGACACCCTGGAAACCCAGATCCACGGAGTGGTGCAGAGCCCCAGTGAAATGGGCAGTGACTGGGTACACGTGGTGGAAGTGCTATCCGCTGACCCGGCTTATCGGACCTCGTTCAGCAAGGCCTACCCCGACGGCGTGAGCATGAACAATGTGCAGAATGCCCTGGCCACCTACGAACGCACGCTGATCAGCGCCAACTCGCGCTTCGACCAATACCTGCTGGGTGATACCGACATTCTCACCCGGGAGGAAAAATACGGTTATCAACGCTTCAAGGACTACGGCTGCATCGCTTGCCATCAAGGGGTGAACATCGGCGGCAACATGTTCCAGAAGTTCGGGGTCATGGGCGACTACTTCAAGATTCGGGGCAACCCCGCCGAAGCCGACCTGGGCCGCTATCTGGTGACCAAGGACGAAGAGGACCGCAACGTGTTCAAGGTCCCGAGCTTGCGCAACGTCGCCGTGACCGCGCCGTATTTTCACGATGGTTCGGCCAAGACCCTCGAAGAGGCGGTGGATGTGATGTTCAAGTTCCAGCTCGGTCGCAATCCCTCTGACGACGACAAGACCCTGATCATCAAATTCCTCAAGACCCTGACCGGTGAATGGGGAGGCAAGCCCTTATGA
- a CDS encoding NrsF family protein: protein MRTQHNLAVDSGVYRCVWALRGLAPTNLTLSGACGGLLASAMARLQIPYTAPRRKYHFLGGYLLGMLVPTVLGALLGRRWLRW from the coding sequence ATGCGCACTCAACATAACCTTGCTGTCGATTCCGGGGTTTATCGCTGTGTTTGGGCGCTACGCGGTCTCGCACCAACCAACCTGACGCTGTCAGGAGCCTGCGGCGGACTACTCGCCAGTGCAATGGCGAGATTGCAAATTCCCTACACTGCCCCGAGACGCAAGTACCATTTTTTGGGGGGGTACTTGCTGGGCATGCTGGTGCCGACTGTACTAGGCGCATTACTCGGGCGACGCTGGCTGCGCTGGTAG
- a CDS encoding helix-turn-helix transcriptional regulator — translation MTLSLDDIAWHRSVGQLIDALDKPNFWTQLVRLLDQYVTFDSWVALLFSADQHPQVFAECPGADGSPDQLFQDYLRGLYLLDPFYIACREQSRTGLYRLSEVAPEHFELTEYYQRYFRLNVVADEIQFNCQLEGDRTLCLSLGSKQRFSGQQIALLSLIQPWVLGLLRQRLPYEINEVVALAPAPPQVDWRVQLEASVQQLKGAQLTARELDVGRLMLSGCSSKEIARKLEISVETVKVHKKHMYSKLGIKSQSELFSIFLQAQNA, via the coding sequence ATGACACTCTCGTTAGACGACATCGCGTGGCACCGCTCGGTCGGGCAACTGATCGACGCCCTGGACAAGCCCAATTTCTGGACGCAGCTGGTACGGTTGCTGGATCAGTACGTGACCTTCGACAGCTGGGTGGCGCTGCTTTTCAGCGCCGATCAGCATCCGCAAGTGTTCGCCGAATGCCCGGGCGCGGACGGCAGTCCCGATCAGTTGTTCCAGGACTATCTGCGCGGTTTGTACCTGCTCGATCCGTTCTACATCGCCTGTCGCGAGCAGTCGCGCACCGGGCTCTATCGCCTGTCGGAAGTGGCGCCGGAGCATTTCGAGCTGACCGAGTATTACCAGCGCTACTTTCGTCTGAATGTGGTGGCCGATGAAATCCAGTTCAATTGCCAGCTCGAAGGCGACCGCACGCTGTGCCTGTCACTGGGCAGCAAGCAACGTTTCAGCGGCCAGCAGATTGCCTTGCTGTCGCTGATCCAGCCCTGGGTGCTCGGCCTGTTGCGCCAGCGCCTGCCTTACGAAATCAACGAAGTCGTGGCCCTCGCGCCAGCACCGCCGCAAGTTGACTGGCGCGTGCAGCTGGAAGCGTCGGTGCAGCAACTCAAAGGCGCGCAATTGACCGCCCGGGAACTGGATGTCGGACGCTTGATGCTCAGTGGTTGCTCCAGTAAAGAAATCGCCCGCAAACTGGAAATCTCTGTCGAAACCGTGAAAGTCCATAAGAAACACATGTACAGCAAACTGGGGATCAAATCCCAGTCAGAGCTGTTTTCGATTTTTCTCCAGGCACAAAATGCCTGA
- a CDS encoding outer membrane beta-barrel protein, whose amino-acid sequence MKQHVTRILGLDGCLVAVETSNHTGRFLSIYGGVAALLAVTSVSAAPLSSPSLSSSLQPNENPFAIDAGPLGKVYVSGQLTGIALWQNHVVDAPNTGNSESLSDISNAQVEIQTIEGPLQFYIQAGSYALPSLGSAYLKSDKTVDRLYGDVPVGYLKAVLSPEISLMAGSLPTLIGAESTFTFQNINIQRGLLWNQEPAVSRGVQVNYSGGKTNAAISLNDGFYSGKYNWVTGSFSYAFDAANTLSVIGGTNFSSNSESSVATPTAQNNSQIYNLIFTHTDGALTLTPYLQYTRVDKDSKADIDRAAQTYGAAILAKYSFSSHWSIGARAEYLDSNGGECGADEDCSPTNLLYGTGSNAWSLTATPTYQDGRFFVRGELAYVRTEDATSGSTFGDNGTQRDQARVLAEAGVLF is encoded by the coding sequence ATGAAGCAGCATGTCACGCGTATTTTGGGCCTTGATGGTTGTCTCGTTGCGGTTGAAACTTCGAACCACACCGGCAGGTTTTTGAGCATATACGGTGGTGTTGCAGCCCTGCTGGCGGTCACCAGTGTTTCCGCTGCGCCGCTGTCTTCACCCAGCCTTTCCAGCTCGTTACAGCCCAATGAAAACCCTTTCGCCATTGATGCTGGCCCGCTGGGGAAAGTCTACGTAAGCGGGCAACTGACGGGGATCGCCCTGTGGCAAAACCATGTAGTCGATGCACCCAACACCGGAAATTCCGAGTCGCTGTCCGACATCAGCAACGCCCAAGTGGAAATACAGACGATCGAGGGGCCGCTGCAGTTCTACATACAGGCCGGATCGTATGCGCTGCCCTCTCTTGGTTCGGCCTATCTCAAGTCGGACAAAACCGTGGACAGGCTTTACGGTGATGTTCCAGTCGGTTACTTGAAGGCAGTGCTCAGCCCTGAAATTTCCCTGATGGCCGGCTCGCTGCCCACATTGATCGGAGCTGAGTCGACCTTCACTTTCCAGAACATCAACATCCAGCGTGGGCTGCTTTGGAACCAGGAGCCTGCCGTCAGCCGTGGTGTGCAGGTCAACTACTCCGGTGGCAAGACGAATGCAGCGATATCGTTGAACGACGGTTTCTATTCCGGCAAGTACAACTGGGTCACAGGCTCGTTCTCATACGCCTTTGATGCCGCCAACACTTTAAGCGTGATCGGGGGCACAAACTTCTCCAGCAACTCGGAATCCTCTGTGGCGACACCCACAGCGCAGAACAATAGCCAGATTTACAATTTGATCTTCACCCACACCGATGGGGCATTGACGCTCACGCCTTACCTGCAATACACCCGGGTCGATAAGGACTCGAAAGCGGATATAGATCGCGCAGCGCAAACCTACGGGGCAGCGATCCTTGCCAAGTACAGCTTCTCCAGTCACTGGTCTATCGGTGCCCGCGCCGAATACCTGGACAGCAACGGCGGCGAATGCGGAGCCGACGAGGACTGCTCACCCACCAATCTGCTTTATGGGACAGGCTCCAACGCCTGGTCGCTGACCGCTACGCCGACCTATCAAGACGGTCGCTTCTTCGTGCGAGGCGAACTCGCCTACGTGCGCACTGAGGACGCCACCTCGGGCTCAACCTTTGGAGACAACGGTACCCAGCGCGATCAGGCTCGCGTGCTTGCTGAGGCAGGCGTTCTTTTCTAA
- a CDS encoding ATP-binding protein, whose translation MLDAYRDAEEAIGSSELVERLNQLRERVELEFLREDIPLLIKESKDGINRVGQIVKDLKDFSRVDSNQEWQWANLQQGIESTLNIVANELKYKADVLKEYQDLPDIECLPSQINQVIMNLIVNASQAIGPERGTITLRTGLEAETVWIEVADTGAGIAPDCLQKIFDPFFTTKPVGQGTGLGLSLSYGIVKKHRGDITVRSEVGVGTTFRVQLPIHQSKPFPPM comes from the coding sequence ATGCTCGACGCCTATCGGGATGCGGAAGAGGCGATCGGCTCCAGCGAGCTCGTCGAGCGTTTGAACCAACTGCGCGAACGGGTCGAGCTGGAGTTCCTGCGCGAAGACATTCCGCTCCTGATCAAGGAGTCCAAGGACGGCATCAACCGGGTCGGGCAGATCGTCAAGGACTTGAAGGACTTCTCCCGGGTGGACTCCAATCAGGAATGGCAGTGGGCCAATCTGCAACAGGGCATCGAATCGACCTTGAACATTGTCGCCAACGAACTCAAGTACAAGGCCGATGTGCTCAAGGAATATCAGGACCTGCCCGACATCGAATGCCTGCCTTCGCAAATCAATCAGGTGATCATGAACCTGATCGTCAACGCCTCTCAGGCCATCGGCCCGGAGCGCGGCACCATCACCTTGCGCACCGGGCTTGAAGCGGAAACGGTGTGGATCGAGGTCGCAGACACCGGCGCCGGCATTGCGCCGGACTGCCTGCAAAAAATCTTCGACCCGTTCTTCACCACCAAACCGGTGGGCCAGGGGACAGGGCTAGGGTTGTCCCTGTCCTATGGCATCGTGAAAAAACATCGGGGGGATATTACGGTGCGCAGTGAAGTTGGCGTGGGAACCACGTTTCGGGTCCAGTTGCCGATTCACCAATCCAAACCGTTCCCGCCTATGTAG